The following are encoded together in the Capsulimonas corticalis genome:
- a CDS encoding glycosyl hydrolase family 95 catalytic domain-containing protein — protein MQRRDFLKAGLGAAIAGPLLLQPWQAHGDPPAGGAAADEGMPLGPQQPLVRSKLDPALDLTDAVTLETWVKAAPMEQGGGRILDKLIAGTSEGFTLDTYPGNSLRMITRKGSCSFDARLAADRWTHVAGVYSASGKMFALYLDGQQVAAVMDGDFPAMTTPRTPLTIGADPDGANLFHGRILRAAVYSRALTSEEIAQRFANPNTRLTGAVGEWTFPANPGKTIAPIHGALILMNTNWTPDVVGAVAGPENALALWYRKPAREWLEALPIGNGRIAAMVFGGVGTETLQLNEGTLWGGGPHNYDNPEGLAALPQIRQLVFEDKFHEAEELVNAKFMGKPAGQMPYQTVGNLKLTFADQENASEYRRDLDVSSARTHVQYRAGGVQYQREAFASAPDNVIVMRLTASKPGKIGFSVAFDSPQKTTSSSPDAHTIAIDGTSGDHGGVAGAVKFQALARVLAEGGRVHSEAGTLTVEGANAVTLLISIATSYKNYQDVSGDAAALALGYLDAAAKKPYERIRSAHVDDYQRMFRRVEIDLGTSPAAKLPTDERVVAFQNGQDPSLTALHFQFGRYLLISCSRPGNQPATLQGLWNHEMNPPWDSKYTININTEMNYWPAAPANLIECYEPLFDMIGEISVTGRHTAKTQYNANGWVTHHNTDAWRGTAPVDQVYSGMWPSGGMWLCKSFWDHYEFTGDEAALRRHYPIMKGAAEFFLDTLVEHPVQQYLVTNPSVSPEIPHAGGYICAGPTMDNQLLRDLFDACVAAAELFGEDADFAARVKATRARLAPDRVGKAGQLREWLDDWDMESPDMHNRHVSHLYGLFPSHQITRRGTPELFAAASKSLEIRGDDATGWSMGWKINLWARLEDGDHAHKLLAMLLTPQRTAPNLFDLHPPFQIDGNFGAVSGICEMLLQSHSQEIHLLPALPSAWPTGRIHGLRARPGAEIDLSWNNGKLASATIRSQHAGALRIRSAAPLSVTEHGRPVASSQDGDVIIFTAAKGGTYAVRPA, from the coding sequence ATGCAGCGACGCGATTTTCTCAAAGCCGGTCTTGGCGCGGCCATCGCCGGTCCGCTTCTTCTCCAGCCCTGGCAAGCCCATGGGGACCCGCCGGCCGGCGGCGCGGCGGCCGATGAGGGCATGCCGCTCGGGCCGCAGCAGCCCTTGGTGCGCAGTAAGTTAGATCCGGCGCTGGATCTGACGGACGCCGTGACGCTGGAGACGTGGGTGAAGGCCGCGCCGATGGAGCAGGGGGGCGGCCGGATTCTGGATAAGCTGATCGCCGGGACGTCGGAGGGATTTACGCTCGATACATATCCCGGCAATTCCCTGCGCATGATCACGAGGAAGGGGAGCTGTTCGTTTGACGCCAGGCTCGCCGCCGACCGATGGACGCATGTCGCGGGCGTTTACAGTGCGTCGGGCAAGATGTTCGCGCTTTATCTCGACGGCCAGCAGGTCGCCGCCGTCATGGATGGCGACTTTCCAGCCATGACCACTCCCCGGACGCCGCTGACAATCGGCGCCGATCCCGATGGCGCGAATCTGTTTCACGGCCGAATTCTGCGCGCCGCCGTGTACTCGCGCGCGCTGACTTCGGAGGAAATCGCCCAGCGCTTTGCAAACCCAAACACGCGTCTGACAGGAGCTGTCGGCGAGTGGACGTTTCCGGCTAATCCGGGGAAGACGATCGCCCCGATCCATGGAGCATTGATATTGATGAACACGAATTGGACGCCCGATGTCGTGGGCGCCGTCGCCGGACCGGAGAACGCGCTGGCGCTGTGGTATCGCAAGCCCGCCCGCGAATGGCTGGAAGCTCTGCCGATCGGCAACGGGCGCATCGCCGCGATGGTCTTCGGGGGAGTGGGGACGGAGACGCTCCAGCTGAACGAGGGAACGCTCTGGGGCGGAGGGCCGCACAATTACGATAATCCCGAGGGGCTCGCCGCGTTGCCGCAGATACGGCAGTTGGTCTTTGAGGACAAGTTCCATGAGGCCGAAGAGCTGGTCAATGCGAAGTTCATGGGCAAGCCCGCCGGCCAAATGCCGTATCAGACCGTCGGCAATCTCAAGCTGACCTTCGCCGATCAAGAAAATGCTTCGGAGTATCGCCGCGATCTGGATGTGAGTTCGGCGCGGACGCATGTTCAGTATCGCGCTGGCGGCGTCCAATACCAGCGCGAGGCGTTCGCCAGCGCGCCCGACAATGTGATCGTTATGCGTCTGACGGCCAGCAAGCCCGGCAAGATCGGCTTCAGCGTCGCCTTCGACAGCCCGCAAAAGACGACAAGCTCCAGTCCCGACGCCCACACCATTGCGATCGACGGAACGAGCGGCGATCACGGCGGCGTCGCCGGCGCGGTGAAGTTCCAGGCGCTTGCCCGCGTTCTGGCCGAAGGCGGGCGCGTGCATTCTGAGGCGGGAACGCTGACGGTCGAAGGTGCGAATGCCGTGACGCTGCTGATCTCCATCGCGACCAGCTATAAGAACTATCAGGACGTGAGCGGCGACGCCGCCGCGCTGGCGCTGGGGTATCTGGACGCCGCCGCGAAAAAGCCGTACGAACGGATCCGTTCGGCGCATGTCGACGATTATCAGAGGATGTTCCGGCGTGTCGAGATCGATCTGGGGACATCGCCCGCCGCGAAGCTGCCGACCGACGAGCGTGTGGTTGCTTTTCAGAACGGTCAGGACCCCAGCCTTACGGCGCTGCACTTCCAATTCGGGCGATATCTTTTGATCTCTTGCTCGCGCCCCGGCAATCAGCCCGCAACGCTGCAAGGACTCTGGAACCATGAGATGAATCCGCCGTGGGATTCCAAGTACACCATCAATATCAATACGGAGATGAACTACTGGCCCGCCGCGCCCGCGAACTTGATCGAATGTTACGAGCCGTTGTTCGATATGATCGGCGAAATCTCCGTGACGGGGCGCCACACGGCGAAGACACAGTACAACGCCAATGGGTGGGTGACGCATCATAACACCGACGCCTGGCGCGGGACGGCGCCCGTGGATCAAGTCTATTCGGGGATGTGGCCCAGCGGCGGCATGTGGCTCTGTAAGAGCTTCTGGGATCACTATGAGTTTACGGGCGATGAGGCCGCGCTGCGGCGCCATTACCCGATCATGAAGGGCGCCGCCGAGTTCTTCTTGGACACGCTTGTGGAGCACCCTGTCCAGCAATATCTGGTCACCAACCCATCGGTCTCGCCGGAGATCCCGCACGCCGGGGGCTACATCTGCGCCGGGCCGACGATGGACAATCAATTGCTGCGCGACCTGTTCGACGCCTGCGTCGCCGCCGCCGAGCTGTTTGGGGAGGACGCCGATTTCGCCGCCCGCGTCAAGGCGACGCGGGCGCGGCTCGCGCCGGACCGGGTCGGCAAGGCCGGGCAGCTGCGCGAATGGCTCGACGATTGGGATATGGAATCGCCGGACATGCATAACCGTCACGTCTCGCACTTGTACGGCCTGTTTCCGAGCCATCAGATCACGCGCCGGGGAACGCCCGAACTCTTCGCGGCGGCGAGCAAGTCGCTGGAGATCCGCGGGGACGACGCCACCGGCTGGAGCATGGGCTGGAAGATCAACCTCTGGGCGCGCCTGGAAGACGGCGACCACGCGCACAAGCTTCTCGCCATGCTGCTGACGCCGCAGCGCACCGCGCCCAATCTCTTCGACCTGCATCCGCCGTTCCAGATCGACGGCAACTTTGGCGCTGTCTCCGGCATTTGCGAGATGCTCCTGCAAAGCCATTCTCAGGAGATCCACC
- a CDS encoding TIGR03790 family protein codes for MLMTSSVRVFSLFVLASIAISGAAYAQRKSSEVLLVYNADSPISTTVAKDYEAKRHITNVVTIHCADSALKTDDETISIDDYTAKIAAPVSAYLAQHKNINFIVLTKGVPIRIRDAGTGEREGGQGPQMPSLDSYLAAIDYPTLPNAVKASLVGSGTVGTGWVNHYYHASEPFTHAKFGGYLVTRLDGYTQADAMGLVDQALTAERTHIQGDILFDIEPDFGLGDKTKFPLVVPSTNVTTEEPWGDWFGDMLRMNDILEATGIPHTTEMTQKFVGDKTDLLGYFSYGSNDSHYDPQAYQSLRFLPGSMADTAVSTGGRTFLPTTGGQSLIADLIAHGVTCCQGYVGEPILDGTSSPTLDLSHYLSGYTMAESFYSGTKYIGWEGVCVGDPLCAPYIGQKLVIPTQASEFTDSHGGLKTENCSESGQDIGSISNGDYTVYRGVNFTGMTQFKARVASAGSGGKIELRLDTPTGKLIGTCPAPPTGNWQAWTTQTCELTEHVKGAHTLCLVYVGGDGNLFNLEWFAFKPTPALRAVLANPPPAFGRPLPPTGRVISERVIAGAFR; via the coding sequence ATGCTCATGACGTCCTCCGTTCGCGTTTTTTCACTGTTTGTTCTCGCCTCAATCGCCATATCCGGCGCGGCCTACGCGCAAAGAAAATCGAGCGAAGTGCTGCTCGTCTATAACGCCGATAGCCCGATCTCCACGACGGTAGCAAAGGACTATGAGGCGAAGCGTCATATTACCAATGTTGTCACGATCCACTGCGCGGACTCCGCGCTGAAGACCGACGATGAGACGATTTCGATCGACGATTACACGGCGAAGATCGCCGCTCCCGTGAGCGCCTATCTGGCGCAACATAAGAATATCAATTTTATCGTGCTGACGAAGGGCGTTCCGATCCGGATTCGGGACGCGGGGACCGGCGAGCGGGAAGGCGGGCAGGGGCCGCAGATGCCGTCGCTGGACAGTTACCTGGCGGCCATCGATTATCCCACGCTTCCCAATGCGGTGAAGGCCAGTCTGGTAGGGTCGGGAACCGTGGGGACAGGGTGGGTGAACCACTACTATCATGCGTCCGAGCCCTTCACTCATGCGAAATTCGGCGGGTATCTCGTGACGCGCCTGGACGGTTACACGCAGGCGGACGCCATGGGCCTGGTCGACCAAGCCCTGACGGCGGAGCGCACACATATCCAAGGCGATATTCTGTTCGATATCGAACCGGATTTTGGCCTGGGCGATAAGACAAAGTTTCCGCTGGTCGTCCCCAGCACGAATGTCACCACCGAGGAGCCATGGGGCGATTGGTTCGGCGACATGCTTCGGATGAACGATATTCTGGAGGCGACCGGCATTCCTCACACCACGGAGATGACGCAGAAGTTTGTCGGCGACAAAACCGACCTGCTCGGCTACTTCTCCTATGGGAGCAATGACAGCCACTACGATCCGCAGGCGTACCAGTCCCTGCGATTCCTGCCAGGCTCCATGGCCGACACCGCAGTCTCCACCGGTGGCCGAACGTTCCTGCCGACCACGGGCGGTCAGTCGCTGATCGCCGACCTCATCGCGCACGGCGTGACCTGCTGCCAAGGATATGTCGGCGAACCAATCCTCGACGGCACCTCGTCTCCCACGCTCGACCTGAGCCATTACCTCTCCGGGTATACGATGGCCGAGAGCTTTTACTCGGGGACAAAGTACATCGGCTGGGAAGGCGTCTGCGTCGGCGATCCGCTGTGCGCTCCCTACATCGGCCAAAAGCTCGTCATTCCAACCCAGGCGTCGGAATTTACCGATTCCCACGGCGGCCTCAAGACAGAGAATTGCAGCGAAAGCGGTCAGGACATCGGCTCGATCTCCAATGGAGATTACACGGTGTACCGAGGCGTCAACTTCACCGGCATGACGCAGTTCAAAGCCCGCGTCGCGAGCGCGGGCTCGGGCGGCAAAATCGAATTGCGCCTGGACACCCCCACCGGCAAACTCATCGGAACATGCCCTGCGCCGCCGACCGGGAACTGGCAGGCGTGGACGACCCAAACGTGCGAACTGACCGAGCATGTGAAGGGCGCGCATACGCTGTGTCTGGTTTATGTGGGCGGCGATGGGAATTTGTTCAATTTGGAGTGGTTTGCGTTCAAACCCACCCCGGCGCTTCGTGCGGTCCTTGCAAACCCACCCCCGGCCTTCGGCCGACCCCTCCCGCCGACGGGAAGGGTTATTTCAGAGCGTGTTATCGCAGGCGCCTTCCGTTAG
- a CDS encoding RICIN domain-containing protein, which translates to MKTTIAILVSAGALAVATAFWATPARAQFSSGALYRLQCKTGGEYLDNGGSSSLSSNMGQWTNVPGNSNQQWRFISLSGGKWQLISATSGMALDNGGSTTNGDPVKQYTSSTTNSNQAWTINSAGGGYYQLVCASSGKALDNTGSTSNGTVVWQWDANLSNTNQQWLITPVQIGAATPFVSYEGESGTLGGGATTVSLTAPPTTKFSSPQLEASGHAYTHLAATGQYVQWTNNTGHSINAINVRYSIPDSSGGGGVTSTLDLYVNGTFRQAINVNSKQTWVYETDANYDGFNQSPSAGNPHIFWDETHAFITGAGVAAGSTIRLEKDSANSASYYNIDVVDLEAPPAALTQPANSLSIATYGAVANNSGSDSTAAIQNCINDAQSQGKSVWIPQGTYYLNTTSGLSANGITIQGAGMWYSTIYYNPPLPASSTNNVFSPYSCTLKNFAIDGVALSPGAGDGNGGAINIKGSNWLIDSLWIQHEGAGVWADGTNGVVQNCRVDSTWADGINLNNGNTNNVGNNLTAQNNFVRGTGDDGIAINDDSTSQQMTNITVLNNTVVAPWWANNIGIYGGTNDFVANNLCMDSVKEYGISIGVFTGNGSAGSLLTGYIEGNTVLRGGSFGYGNKYPGMGVGVTGTTTSVNNVTVCGNTIQGSMFDGMDIFSGTNMGIYYNNIASPGLAGIVIDSSAHGNAAFIDDIVQGLNAGQPAYTKNASSANFTTSGSGNVGFTP; encoded by the coding sequence TTGAAGACTACTATCGCAATCTTGGTGAGCGCCGGCGCGCTCGCCGTGGCCACGGCGTTTTGGGCGACGCCGGCGCGGGCGCAGTTTAGCTCCGGGGCTTTGTATCGTCTTCAGTGCAAGACGGGCGGCGAATATCTGGACAACGGAGGCTCGTCCTCGCTGAGCTCGAACATGGGGCAATGGACCAATGTGCCGGGCAATTCGAATCAGCAGTGGCGATTTATCAGCCTATCCGGCGGGAAGTGGCAGTTAATTTCGGCGACGAGCGGAATGGCGCTCGACAACGGCGGCTCGACGACCAATGGCGACCCTGTGAAGCAGTATACGTCCAGCACGACCAACAGCAATCAGGCGTGGACGATCAACAGCGCGGGAGGCGGCTACTATCAGCTGGTCTGCGCATCCAGCGGCAAGGCTCTCGACAATACGGGATCGACATCCAATGGGACGGTCGTGTGGCAGTGGGACGCCAATCTGTCCAACACGAACCAGCAATGGCTCATTACTCCGGTACAAATCGGCGCGGCGACGCCGTTTGTTTCGTATGAAGGAGAGAGCGGGACGCTGGGCGGCGGAGCCACGACGGTCTCGCTGACCGCGCCGCCGACAACCAAGTTCTCCAGTCCGCAGTTGGAAGCCTCGGGACACGCCTACACGCATCTGGCGGCAACCGGGCAGTACGTGCAGTGGACCAACAATACCGGGCATAGTATCAATGCGATCAATGTTCGTTATTCCATTCCAGATTCGTCGGGCGGCGGCGGCGTTACGTCCACACTCGATCTTTATGTGAACGGAACGTTCCGGCAGGCGATCAACGTCAACTCCAAGCAGACCTGGGTTTACGAGACGGACGCGAACTACGACGGCTTCAACCAATCACCGTCGGCTGGGAATCCACATATCTTCTGGGACGAGACGCATGCGTTCATCACCGGCGCGGGGGTCGCGGCCGGAAGCACGATCCGACTGGAGAAAGATTCGGCGAACTCGGCGTCCTACTACAACATCGATGTGGTCGATCTGGAAGCTCCACCGGCCGCGCTGACTCAGCCGGCGAATTCGCTGAGCATTGCGACTTATGGCGCGGTGGCGAACAACAGCGGCTCGGATAGCACGGCTGCGATCCAGAACTGTATCAACGACGCGCAATCCCAGGGCAAGAGCGTTTGGATTCCGCAGGGGACTTACTACCTCAACACGACGTCTGGGCTCAGCGCGAATGGGATTACGATCCAGGGCGCCGGCATGTGGTACAGCACCATCTACTACAACCCGCCGCTACCGGCAAGCTCAACGAACAACGTATTTTCACCGTACTCCTGCACGCTCAAGAACTTCGCGATCGACGGAGTCGCTTTGTCGCCCGGCGCGGGCGACGGCAATGGCGGCGCGATCAATATCAAGGGCAGCAACTGGTTGATCGATAGTCTCTGGATCCAGCACGAAGGCGCAGGGGTTTGGGCGGACGGGACGAACGGCGTCGTGCAGAACTGCCGTGTCGACAGCACCTGGGCGGACGGGATCAACCTGAACAACGGCAACACCAACAATGTCGGCAACAACCTGACGGCGCAGAACAATTTTGTGCGCGGCACGGGGGATGACGGCATCGCGATCAACGACGACTCGACGTCGCAGCAGATGACTAATATCACGGTCCTGAACAACACGGTGGTCGCTCCCTGGTGGGCGAACAACATCGGAATCTATGGCGGGACCAATGATTTCGTGGCGAACAACCTGTGCATGGATTCTGTGAAGGAGTACGGGATCAGCATCGGAGTATTCACGGGCAACGGCTCCGCAGGCTCGCTCCTCACCGGATATATCGAAGGCAACACGGTCCTGCGCGGCGGGAGCTTCGGCTATGGCAACAAGTACCCCGGAATGGGCGTCGGCGTCACCGGCACGACGACTTCGGTCAACAACGTGACGGTCTGCGGCAACACGATCCAGGGCTCGATGTTCGACGGCATGGACATCTTCTCCGGCACCAATATGGGGATTTACTACAATAATATTGCTTCGCCGGGCCTGGCGGGCATTGTCATCGACTCGTCGGCGCACGGCAATGCTGCGTTCATCGACGACATCGTTCAGGGCCTGAACGCCGGGCAGCCGGCGTACACCAAAAACGCATCCTCCGCCAACTTCACGACCAGCGGATCCGGCAACGTGGGCTTTACCCCGTAA
- a CDS encoding AAA family ATPase produces the protein MPIKHEQNDPTLSNPSDLQTKAEPTASESTKPQSLRDIMEAAVTGLSSLRGLSQWLAEQTPLKQFYFICLTMIVLTFVLCCFSLSHTSVTGSIEILKFSVFAVDSLGLFIALFIAIAYYWNRKATGEEKLNSTRHSEEFLKKVPIQWLPGMPHISEVSPINVPVIAVTSGKGGCGKTTISTNIANVICKANARVLVIDLDFSNRGATGLFSSCVRPGRTYLTTAHLLGGASLEAVPLKDLIMVKDQYYFIPSARPQEHPTLDPSITVEHLIFLLREQIRILVSRHRFDCVILDCFCGIDRLTTASAALADQTILVNEPDIVTFSGTLTLLDHLKSALAESKFQPIIHLIINRVRSNQKIPHLAAMYEQTISKTINGSILCYVPYHDQIFQTFGQHTLISDLLPDSLFVRKLNLVVMKLFKGSYEPLISARVKRWSVRQIRYAENAGIDPTAVDSDFLVLKFTNLPLLSGVWLIAMFLLFRTFAISPCLIYLYTLVMLAAAIVILCTSALSGIFLAARLNYSMGKFRFRLSRLSVDRRKRMRLVTLAIPHYFSAGLISFTWIYAALLLIGGVIALLMWMFGNFEQNRYYYASNENTAFSDMRQVSDWDLFKTNCTQWCINARYIRAVDLSDMKVVDIDLRNYPRKLRSPRFAFGRLMDAFSWENSCYIDHTTFIRCSFYRDSLSGMKDWRNSKLIDCEFSTPPDSSDSYVYTYVGPFENIQLIRPVAERPSFDLKNPLNEYTKANSVRIDFSNAQLRNVVIDGMRPIHFKSSTFQNVKISNYYINNIKPENAIEFIGCKQIPNGVEVSPRNIAHFVASANARQVVYHRGKVTK, from the coding sequence ATGCCTATCAAACATGAACAAAATGATCCAACTTTATCTAATCCATCAGATCTACAAACTAAGGCTGAACCTACGGCAAGCGAATCAACAAAGCCTCAATCCCTACGTGATATTATGGAGGCTGCTGTCACGGGATTGAGCTCCCTTCGTGGTCTCAGTCAATGGTTGGCGGAACAAACTCCTCTGAAGCAATTCTATTTCATTTGCCTGACAATGATTGTCCTGACGTTCGTTCTCTGCTGCTTTAGTCTCTCACATACCAGTGTCACAGGCAGTATCGAGATCCTGAAATTCAGTGTTTTTGCAGTAGATAGTCTGGGTTTGTTCATCGCCCTATTTATCGCAATTGCATATTATTGGAACCGAAAGGCAACGGGGGAGGAAAAGCTCAATTCCACAAGGCACAGTGAGGAGTTCCTTAAAAAGGTGCCGATTCAATGGTTGCCTGGCATGCCACACATCAGTGAAGTATCCCCGATTAACGTCCCTGTAATCGCGGTGACAAGTGGAAAAGGAGGATGCGGGAAGACCACAATATCGACTAACATCGCCAATGTGATTTGCAAGGCTAATGCACGTGTTCTCGTCATTGACTTGGACTTTAGTAACCGAGGTGCAACAGGACTTTTTTCGTCTTGCGTTAGGCCAGGGCGAACATATCTGACAACTGCGCATCTGCTGGGTGGAGCAAGTCTCGAAGCTGTTCCATTGAAAGATCTTATCATGGTGAAGGATCAATACTATTTCATACCTTCTGCACGTCCTCAGGAACATCCTACACTAGATCCGTCCATTACCGTAGAACATTTAATCTTTCTACTACGCGAACAAATTCGAATATTAGTCAGTCGCCATCGCTTTGATTGCGTGATCCTCGATTGCTTTTGTGGCATCGACCGTCTTACGACGGCGAGTGCAGCTCTTGCCGACCAGACGATTCTGGTCAATGAACCTGATATAGTTACGTTCTCTGGCACGCTGACCCTCCTCGACCACCTGAAATCCGCCCTGGCGGAGTCCAAATTCCAACCTATTATTCATCTTATCATAAACCGTGTCCGTTCCAATCAGAAGATTCCCCATCTTGCGGCAATGTATGAACAGACTATCTCCAAGACGATCAATGGCTCGATCCTATGTTATGTACCTTATCACGATCAAATTTTTCAAACATTTGGACAGCATACGTTAATTTCAGATTTATTGCCAGACAGTCTTTTCGTCCGCAAACTTAATCTTGTCGTTATGAAGCTATTTAAGGGATCATATGAGCCGCTTATTTCCGCGCGAGTGAAGCGATGGTCTGTTCGGCAGATACGATATGCGGAAAATGCAGGAATTGATCCTACCGCAGTGGATTCCGACTTTCTCGTTCTCAAATTTACGAACCTTCCACTGCTCTCTGGTGTGTGGCTGATCGCCATGTTTCTACTTTTTCGTACTTTTGCTATCAGTCCATGTTTAATCTACCTCTACACGCTCGTTATGCTCGCAGCAGCAATCGTAATTCTCTGTACATCGGCTCTAAGCGGTATTTTCTTAGCGGCGCGTCTGAATTACAGTATGGGAAAGTTTAGATTCCGACTTTCACGTTTGTCTGTTGACCGCAGAAAACGTATGCGCCTAGTTACGCTCGCTATCCCGCATTACTTCTCAGCGGGATTGATCTCCTTTACATGGATATATGCGGCATTGTTATTAATCGGCGGAGTGATTGCATTATTGATGTGGATGTTCGGTAATTTTGAGCAGAACCGATATTATTACGCCAGCAACGAAAACACCGCGTTTAGCGATATGCGTCAGGTGTCTGATTGGGATTTATTCAAGACCAACTGTACTCAATGGTGCATTAATGCCCGATATATTAGGGCAGTGGATCTTTCGGATATGAAAGTTGTGGATATCGATTTGAGGAATTATCCACGTAAACTCAGAAGTCCTAGGTTTGCGTTTGGGAGACTAATGGATGCCTTTTCTTGGGAAAATAGCTGTTACATAGATCACACAACGTTTATTCGTTGTTCTTTTTACCGAGATTCACTTTCTGGAATGAAGGACTGGCGTAATTCAAAATTAATTGACTGTGAATTTAGCACCCCTCCGGATTCATCCGATAGTTATGTTTATACATATGTTGGTCCCTTTGAGAATATCCAACTCATACGCCCTGTAGCAGAAAGGCCGAGTTTCGATTTGAAAAATCCACTCAACGAGTATACGAAGGCGAATTCGGTACGAATTGATTTTTCAAACGCGCAATTGCGGAATGTGGTGATTGATGGCATGCGTCCCATTCATTTCAAAAGCAGCACGTTTCAGAATGTAAAAATTTCAAATTATTACATCAACAATATTAAACCCGAAAACGCAATCGAATTCATAGGCTGCAAACAGATACCTAACGGTGTGGAAGTCTCACCGCGTAATATAGCGCATTTTGTTGCATCGGCGAATGCACGGCAAGTGGTTTATCATCGAGGCAAGGTAACAAAATAG
- a CDS encoding SDR family oxidoreductase, which yields MQLENKNVVVIGGSRGLGRVIAQTAQQEGARVLVVARGEDSLAEVERDLPGVQTLTADATREETPGKVFRALRPDVLVVCGGAMPPLSPIHEQTWEEFSRNWDSDVRSSFLFCQAALKLPLAPGAVIILISSGAAVAGSAISGGYAGSKRTQMFMADYCQSESERADLGLRFVAIAPGRIMAETELGKAAIAGYAARLGISEADFIQSMGFPPTLQQVADALVEAATTPGAKSGNVFLVSGKGVEPF from the coding sequence ATGCAGCTTGAGAACAAGAATGTGGTCGTCATCGGCGGGAGCCGGGGACTGGGACGAGTGATCGCGCAGACGGCGCAGCAGGAAGGCGCTCGGGTTTTGGTGGTGGCGCGGGGCGAGGATTCGCTGGCGGAGGTTGAGCGCGATTTGCCGGGGGTTCAGACCCTGACGGCGGATGCGACGCGGGAGGAGACGCCAGGGAAGGTCTTCCGGGCGCTTCGGCCGGATGTGCTGGTGGTGTGCGGCGGGGCGATGCCTCCGTTGTCGCCGATCCACGAGCAGACGTGGGAGGAGTTCTCACGGAACTGGGATTCCGACGTGCGGTCGTCGTTTCTCTTCTGCCAGGCCGCGCTGAAGCTGCCGCTCGCGCCGGGCGCGGTGATCATCCTGATCTCCAGCGGCGCGGCGGTGGCGGGATCAGCGATCTCCGGAGGATACGCGGGATCGAAGCGCACGCAGATGTTTATGGCGGATTACTGCCAGAGCGAATCCGAACGCGCCGATCTGGGTCTGCGATTTGTGGCGATCGCGCCGGGGCGCATTATGGCTGAGACGGAGTTGGGCAAGGCGGCGATTGCGGGGTATGCGGCGCGCCTGGGGATCTCGGAGGCGGATTTCATTCAAAGCATGGGATTCCCGCCGACACTGCAGCAGGTCGCGGACGCGTTGGTCGAGGCCGCGACGACGCCTGGAGCCAAGTCGGGGAATGTCTTCCTCGTTTCTGGGAAGGGAGTGGAGCCGTTTTGA
- a CDS encoding sigma-70 family RNA polymerase sigma factor: MTDRDAFQEMAERYRGALHLHCYRMLGSLHDAEDCVQETYVRAWSAFGSYAGMGSPRNWLYKIATNTCLNALARRDRSRRVLPEAIGPASRGLPEGEPSGEIPWLEPYPDLLLARVPDTAPGPHARYEMREAVEFAFVAAIQYLPARQRAALLLCDVLGWSAAETAALLEGSVASVNSALQRARATLAKAMPGARPVAPDSTQSRLLDRYMQAWESKDVAGFAALLKENAVLSMPPWIQWYVGRNAIREFFDWAWNSENYGGFQLTPTSANASPAFALYSRTYEENAPWRSHSIQMLTLEDDAIAKIILFVKPLGPTLFPAFGLRDHAPFASEERERVS; the protein is encoded by the coding sequence ATGACCGATCGGGACGCGTTTCAGGAGATGGCGGAACGGTATCGCGGCGCCCTGCATCTGCATTGCTACCGGATGCTGGGATCGCTCCACGACGCCGAGGACTGCGTGCAGGAAACCTACGTGCGCGCCTGGTCGGCATTCGGCAGTTACGCGGGGATGGGGTCTCCGCGTAACTGGCTCTACAAGATCGCGACGAATACATGCCTCAACGCCCTGGCCCGCCGCGACCGTTCGCGGCGGGTCCTGCCCGAAGCGATTGGGCCGGCGTCGCGCGGGCTTCCCGAGGGGGAGCCGTCGGGCGAGATTCCCTGGCTGGAGCCATATCCCGATCTCTTATTGGCCCGCGTTCCAGACACGGCGCCGGGACCTCACGCGCGCTATGAGATGCGCGAGGCGGTGGAGTTCGCATTTGTCGCCGCCATCCAGTACCTTCCCGCGCGCCAGCGCGCCGCCCTGCTGCTCTGTGATGTCCTGGGCTGGTCGGCGGCGGAGACGGCGGCGCTGCTCGAAGGATCCGTGGCCTCGGTCAACAGCGCCTTGCAGCGCGCCCGCGCGACGCTCGCCAAAGCTATGCCGGGCGCTCGCCCCGTGGCGCCAGACAGCACGCAAAGCCGATTGCTCGATCGTTATATGCAGGCGTGGGAGAGCAAGGATGTCGCGGGTTTCGCCGCTCTGCTCAAAGAAAACGCCGTCCTGAGCATGCCGCCGTGGATCCAGTGGTATGTCGGACGCAACGCCATTCGTGAATTCTTTGACTGGGCCTGGAATTCCGAGAATTACGGAGGTTTCCAACTGACTCCGACTTCGGCGAACGCGAGCCCTGCGTTCGCTCTGTACAGCCGTACTTATGAAGAGAACGCGCCATGGCGTTCGCACTCCATTCAGATGCTGACTCTGGAGGATGACGCCATCGCCAAAATCATCCTATTCGTCAAGCCGCTCGGGCCCACGCTCTTTCCCGCGTTCGGCCTGCGCGATCACGCGCCATTTGCCAGCGAGGAACGAGAGCGGGTATCATAA